Proteins found in one Sorghum bicolor cultivar BTx623 chromosome 1, Sorghum_bicolor_NCBIv3, whole genome shotgun sequence genomic segment:
- the LOC8055629 gene encoding phospho-2-dehydro-3-deoxyheptonate aldolase 2, chloroplastic, translating to MAPLATAPPPTPHAPRSLVPRVRPRRGLTAVRAASQGRTTDGWTPGSWRARPARQIPEYPDTAALEATERTLAEFPPLVFTGEVRKLEERLGEAAMGRAFLLQGGDCAESFREFNAQKIRDTFRLILQMAVVLTFGGQMPTIKVGRMGGQFAKPRSNPTETVDGVTLPSYRGDIINDQAFDEKSRVPDPERLIRAYTQSASTLNLLRAFAHGGFADLQRVTQWNLDFLRHSTQGDRYLELSQRVHEAIGFMVAAGLTPQHPIMTTAELWTSHESLHLPYEQALTREDSISGRYYDCSAHMLWVGERTRQLDGAHVEFLRGISNPLGIKVSDKLDPSELVKLCETLNPHNKPGRLTIITRMGAENMRVKLPQMIRAVRQAGMIVTWVSDPMHGNTISAPCGLKTRSFDSIMAELRAFFDVHGLEGSYPGGVHLEMTGQNVTECIGGSKAVTFDDLSARYHTHCDPRLNASQSLELAFAIADRLRNKRDKTWHNLTSRVVA from the exons ATGGCGCCTCTCGCCACCGCGCCGCCTCCTACTCCCCATGCCCCGCGCTCTCTCGTTCCACGGGTAAGGCCGCGGCGAGGGCTGACGGCAGTGCGCGCGGCCTCACAGGGAAGAACAACGGATGGGTGGACGCCGGGAAGCTGGCGTGCGCGCCCTGCGCGGCAGATCCCGGAGTACCCCgacacggcggcgctggaggCTACAGAGCGAACTCTGGCGGAGTTTCCACCGCTAGTGTTCACGGGTGAGGTGCGGAAGCTGGAGGAGCGGCTCGGGGAGGCGGCCATGGGTCGGGCATTCCTCCTGCAGGGCGGCGACTGCGCCGAGAGCTTTAGGGAGTTCAATGCACAGAAAATCCGGGACACCTTCCGACTCATACTGCAGATGGCCGTCGTTCTCACCTTCGGCGGACAGATGCCCACCATCAAG GTGGGAAGGATGGGTGGTCAATTTGCGAAGCCAAGATCGAACCCAACTGAGACTGTTGATGGGGTAACCCTTCCCTCCTATAGAGGGGATATCATCAACGATCAGGCTTTTGATGAGAAATCTCGTGTACCAGATCCTGAAAGGTTGATTAGAGCCTATACCCAGTCTGCGAGCACCCTGAATCTTCTCAGAGCATTTGCCCATGGAGGTTTTGCGGATCTTCAGAGAGTCACCCAGTGGAATCTCGACTTTTTGAGGCACAGCACACAAGGAGACAG GTATCTGGAGCTTTCTCAGAGGGTTCATGAAGCCATTGGGTTTATGGTTGCCGCTGGGCTGACCCCTCAACACCCCATCATGACCACAGCTGAGTTATGGACATCCCATGAGTCCCTTCACTTACCATACGAGCAAGCACTGACTAGGGAGGATTCCATTAGTGGCCGGTACTATGACTGTTCCGCACACATGCTTTGGGTCGGTGAGAGGACTCGGCAGCTGGATGGTGCTCATGTTGAATTCCTTCGTGGTATTTCAAATCCTCTGGGTATAAAG GTAAGTGATAAGCTTGACCCATCAGAGCTTGTGAAGTTGTGTGAGACTCTGAATCCTCACAACAAGCCTGGGCGATTGACGattatcacaagaatggggGCTGAGAACATGCGTGTTAAGCTTCCACAAATGATCAGAGCAGTGCGCCAAGCTGGGATGATTGTTACTTGGGTTAGTGATCCTATGCACGGAAACACTATCAGTGCACCATGCGGACTGAAGACAAGATCATTTGATTCAATCATG GCTGAACTCAGGGCTTTCTTCGATGTTCATGGGCTAGAGGGAAGCTACCCTGGAGGAGTTCACCTGGAGATGACGGGGCAGAATGTTACAGAGTGTATCGGGGGATCTAAGGCGGTGACATTTGATGATCTCAGTGCCCGCTACCACACACACTGTGACCCCAGACTGAACGCGTCGCAGTCCCTCGAGCTGGCTTTCGCCATTGCTGACAGGTTAAGGAACAAGAGAGACAAGACATGGCATAATTTGACATCCAGAGTTGTTGCTTAA